One window from the genome of Sulfurimonas hongkongensis encodes:
- a CDS encoding response regulator transcription factor, with translation MKTDEIIEDISILIVEDETQLREYLQEYLSIFFKKVYVAKCGHDGYLQYLEKKPDIIISDINMPNLNGLEMVKRIRDRDEETEIIIISAHSEEEKLLKAIELKLVTYLIKPINSLKLKERLFELVEKLRSSKKRIYLSNNIFWDKSSYTLWNSEKQISLKEKEIMLFKLLCSKANHAFTAESIFYHIYKDSDKEFSEYAVTSFIKRLRAKLPENLIQNEYGIGYKIVLN, from the coding sequence ATGAAAACTGATGAAATTATTGAAGATATTTCTATTCTTATAGTTGAGGATGAGACACAATTAAGAGAGTATTTACAGGAGTATCTTAGTATCTTTTTTAAAAAGGTTTATGTGGCTAAGTGTGGGCATGATGGCTATTTGCAGTACTTAGAGAAAAAACCAGATATAATAATAAGTGATATAAATATGCCAAATCTAAACGGCTTAGAGATGGTAAAACGTATAAGAGACAGAGACGAAGAGACAGAGATTATTATCATAAGTGCTCACTCAGAAGAGGAAAAATTATTAAAAGCAATAGAGTTAAAACTTGTAACTTATCTTATTAAACCCATCAACTCATTAAAACTTAAAGAGCGGTTGTTTGAACTTGTAGAAAAACTTAGAAGTTCAAAAAAAAGAATCTATCTTAGCAACAATATCTTTTGGGATAAATCATCTTACACTCTTTGGAACTCCGAAAAACAGATATCTTTAAAAGAAAAGGAGATTATGCTCTTTAAATTACTCTGCTCAAAAGCAAATCACGCTTTTACGGCTGAGAGTATTTTTTATCACATCTATAAAGATTCAGACAAAGAGTTCTCAGAGTACGCAGTCACATCTTTTATAAAACGCCTAAGAGCGAAATTGCCAGAAAATCTTATTCAAAATGAGTATGGCATAGGGTATAAAATAGTCTTAAACTAG
- a CDS encoding tetratricopeptide repeat protein, which yields MLKFVLVVAILSVGLFGDTKEAYKAFSNKEYKKAFKLYEISAKDGDTKAQNALSYLYFNGLGVDRDAKKGLKWLKKAASNSNTTAQYDLGMMYLVGRDIPQDSKKALKWLSKASDANNSDAQYNLALMYYRGDATDQNITKAAELLENSALGGNMQAEQNIGLIYMQLLKLDKAAKWLEINAAKGDPKAYYLLAEIYCTQGEFKKAKKWAKKSKDAGDEQAELLWLKYNLEQY from the coding sequence ATGTTAAAATTTGTTTTAGTAGTGGCGATTTTGTCAGTTGGGCTCTTTGGGGATACAAAAGAGGCTTATAAAGCCTTTTCAAACAAAGAGTATAAAAAAGCCTTTAAACTATACGAGATAAGTGCAAAAGATGGAGATACTAAGGCGCAAAATGCTCTTAGCTATCTCTACTTTAATGGTTTAGGCGTTGATAGAGATGCTAAAAAAGGTCTTAAGTGGCTAAAAAAAGCAGCTTCTAACTCAAATACAACAGCCCAGTATGATCTAGGCATGATGTATCTTGTGGGAAGAGATATCCCTCAGGACTCAAAAAAGGCTCTAAAATGGTTAAGTAAAGCATCAGACGCAAACAATTCAGATGCACAGTATAACCTGGCTTTAATGTACTACAGAGGAGATGCAACTGATCAAAACATCACAAAAGCAGCCGAGCTTTTAGAAAACTCAGCACTTGGTGGAAATATGCAAGCTGAGCAAAATATTGGGCTTATATATATGCAACTCCTAAAATTAGACAAGGCTGCAAAGTGGCTTGAAATCAATGCTGCAAAAGGAGATCCAAAAGCTTATTATCTCTTAGCAGAAATATACTGCACACAAGGAGAGTTTAAAAAAGCAAAAAAATGGGCAAAGAAATCAAAAGATGCTGGAGATGAACAAGCTGAACTACTCTGGTTAAAATACAATTTAGAACAATATTAA
- a CDS encoding DMT family transporter, giving the protein MKNSHFTYLLILAMFLWGAGWSALKILTESSSLEVVIFWRFFLMSLSFIPILYFIKIPLRLNKQSSKFILSSSVLNISFMVFSYLGVKSGYAGNGGVIITTMTPLVTFLMVGILFKTKFKLWQYFGLLLGFVGGAIILEIYKLELSSANIYFLLCAVVWGGVTLLSQHSNKHIHPVHYSFYISVVATIASFIYSYDAGLLSVFELDTEFWMALIYLAVLGQSVATTIFYIASARLGSEITSSYMFLVPIFALVVAWAILDEELQSHIVIGGSISLVAIYFINKKR; this is encoded by the coding sequence TTGAAAAATTCACACTTTACATATCTTCTCATCCTTGCCATGTTTTTATGGGGAGCTGGATGGAGTGCGTTAAAGATTTTAACAGAGAGCTCATCCCTTGAGGTTGTGATTTTTTGGCGTTTTTTTCTTATGAGTCTCTCTTTTATCCCGATACTTTATTTTATAAAAATACCACTTAGGTTAAACAAACAAAGCTCAAAGTTCATACTATCAAGCTCTGTTTTAAACATCTCTTTTATGGTCTTTTCATACCTTGGAGTAAAGAGTGGATATGCAGGAAATGGCGGAGTTATCATTACAACTATGACTCCACTTGTAACATTTTTGATGGTGGGAATTTTATTTAAAACAAAGTTTAAACTTTGGCAATACTTTGGTCTACTCTTAGGATTTGTAGGCGGCGCAATAATCTTAGAGATATACAAACTAGAACTAAGTAGCGCAAATATATACTTTTTACTCTGTGCAGTTGTTTGGGGTGGAGTCACTCTACTATCTCAACACTCAAACAAACACATACACCCAGTCCATTATAGCTTTTACATCTCCGTAGTGGCAACTATTGCCTCATTTATCTACTCGTACGATGCTGGACTCTTAAGTGTTTTTGAACTCGATACAGAGTTTTGGATGGCTCTTATCTACTTAGCTGTTTTAGGTCAAAGCGTGGCTACTACTATTTTTTATATAGCATCAGCTAGACTTGGAAGCGAGATAACTAGTTCTTATATGTTTTTAGTTCCAATCTTCGCTTTAGTGGTCGCTTGGGCCATTTTAGACGAAGAGTTGCAGAGTCATATAGTCATAGGTGGCTCAATAAGTCTTGTCGCAATTTATTTTATAAATAAGAAGCGTTAA